The following are encoded in a window of Trichomycterus rosablanca isolate fTriRos1 chromosome 13, fTriRos1.hap1, whole genome shotgun sequence genomic DNA:
- the tagapa gene encoding T cell activation RhoGTPase activating protein a, with product MKVLSGHVMTKSQAGESMDLLIMPASVHLNMGLPVLQQAGDSKFVNTSHTENINQKRWKNIFQRVLKKKMDSACTCQCQNKALFGQALSGICEKDGSPPKPIMEILSVLLRDGPYTEGVFRRAGNARCLKEIREQLNNGLEVDLKEKPVILLADLLKEFLRHIPGSLLVVDQYQTWMTAMKKQDVHEMCTELQLVIEKLPEPNIQLLKHLICILYHISANAEQNKMDSNNLAVCVSPNLLQVDRVEDVKNISNLTQFIIDNCCEIFGEDILLLFEDPDDEELSDTHDSISSLHTDSAYDSNDPDVDGYKGSYTDMHTFHSDSEEKTPDLFQISSSLKLAASQTSKPFIRRCSEPTIVVNKGARNLPVLSRSQTETDFYGQQLTKQTSDECSCCSTSSLESTLSSTSESIQTSSPIISPSRQRQSLQRKQSLPHRQIQHGNAFGEVTKKRSQSMKNPNSRIAFSRGGASKRAQKVLRQSQTLPDVLPFNKTFLKQQKPQRVSSVEVFQVDSRILSDPPSYRQAIQVVPHTTFALSSSMTVEAARCLSKDTCSQTTFLSAEPSNFCLVRNCSDVHSCRGGEKSHDLNVSATSPESGLGCLSETMYKASNSSIAHCYSQQLLESLNVKESYV from the exons ATGAAGGTGTTGAGTGGCCACGTTATG ACAAAATCACAGGCTGGAGAAAGCATGGACCTTTTGATCATGCCAGCTTCA GTTCATTTGAATATGGGACTCCCCGTACTTCAGCAGGCAGGTGACAGCAAGTTTGTCAACACCTCCCACACTG AAAATATCAACCAAAAGCGTTGGAAAAACATTTTTCAACGTGTGCTGAAAAAGAAAATGGATTCTGCTTGCACTTGTCAGTGTCAAAATAAAGCACTTTTTGGACAAGCCTTGTCCGGTATTTGTGAAAAAGATGGCAGTCCTCCAAAACCAATAATG GAGATCCTCTCTGTGCTTTTGAGAGATGGTCCATACACAGAAGGAGTGTTCAGGAGAGCCGGCAATGCCAGGTGTCTAAAGGAGATCAGGGAACAACTTAACAATGGATTGGAAGTGGATCTAAAAGAAAAGCCAGTGATTTTACTTGCTGATCTTCTTAAG GAATTTCTGAGGCATATACCAGGCAGTTTGTTGGTAGTGGATCAGTACCAGACCTGGATGACAGCAATGAAAAAGCAAGATGTACACGAAATGTGCACAGAGCTTCAATT ggtGATTGAAAAGCTTCCAGAGCCAAATATTCAACTCTTGAAACACCTGATTTGTATCCTGTACCACATAAGTGCCAATGCAGAGCAAAATAAGATGGATTCGAACAACTTAGCAGTGTGTGTTTCACCTAATCTGCTTCAAGTTGACAGAGTAGAGGATGTAAAGAAT ATCTCAAACTTGACCCAATTCATCATTGACAACTGCTGTGAAATTTTTGGTGAGGACATACTGTTGCTCTTTGAAGACCCAGATGATGAAGAACTCAGTGATACCCATG ATTCAATATCCTCACTCCACACCGATTCCGCCTACGACAGCAATGACCCTGACGTCGATGGCTACAAAGGAAGCTACACAGACATGCACACCtttcattctgattctgaaGAGAAAACTCCAGATCTTTTTCAAATATCCTCCTCCCTAAAACTTGCGGCTAGCCAGACCAGCAAACCTTTCATACGCAGGTGTTCTGAGCCAACAATTGTTGTTAACAAAGGTGCCCGAAACCTGCCTGTCCTAAGCAGGAGTCAAACAGAGACAGACTTTTATGGACAGCAGTTAACAAAACAGACCTCAGATGAGTGCTCATGCTGCTCCACGAGTTCCTTGGAAAGCACCTTGTCCAGCACCTCAGAGAGCATCCAAACCAGCTCTCCCATTATTTCACCATCCAGACAGAGACAGTCCCTTCAGCGCAAACAGTCCCTTCCTCATCGTCAAATTCAGCATGGGAACGCTTTTGGCGAGGTCACTAAGAAACGCTCCCAATCCATGAAGAACCCAAACAGTCGAATTGCCTTTTCTCGAGGTGGTGCCAGCAAAAGAGCTCAGAAGGTATTACGCCAAAGCCAGACTCTCCCTGATGTGCTTCCTTTCAACAAGACTTTCCTTAAGCAACAAAAGCCACAAAGGGTGTCAAGTGTAGAAGTGTTTCAGGTGGACAGCAGGATCCTGAGTGATCCTCCATCCTACAGGCAGGCGATTCAGGTTGTTCCTCATACTACTTTTGCACTTAGTAGTTCAATGACTGTTGAGGCTGCCAGGTGTCTATCAAAggacacatgcagtcagaccacATTCCTGAGTGCAGAGCCATCAAATTTTTGTTTGGTGAGAAATTGTAGTGATGTTCATAGTTGTAGGGGTGGAGAGAAGAGTCATGATTTGAATGTCAGTGCTACCTCACCAGAGTCAGGACTGGGGTGCCTATCAGAGACTATGTATAAAGCATCTAACA